The Phacochoerus africanus isolate WHEZ1 chromosome 9, ROS_Pafr_v1, whole genome shotgun sequence genomic sequence caatattttataaggaCCTATAATAGAGAATAATCTGAAGCTTTACACTTGAAGCTAtaacaatgttttgtttttccaaggcCTTGTGTCCAACCCATGCCAGAGCCtgtgctgtgacaatgccagatccctgttCCACAAGGGATCtccacaatattgtaaatcaactatactttaataagtaattttttaaaaaaagaatgcagaatcTTAAACTTCACCTTTGCAAGAGCTATTGAGAATCAACATTTCAACAAGATTCCTAGTTGATTCTATACACACTGAACTTTGAGAAGCACTCATCTAACATGTTTTAGTTTCCTAACTTCACCCACTGGAATATAAGATTCAGTGAGGTCATGGattcttgtctattttttttgACTAAAGTAGTTGCCATAGTTGGCTAGAATAGTGCTGATTATAAGCTTTTAATATACTTATTGAATTACCTTACTGACctcacaattaaaaacaaacaagcaaaaaatttcCTGAAAAGGATCTAGCTGAGTCCAGAGAAGATTAATAACACTGTCCTTCCTACAGAGAAATCACAGAGCATTCCCTGTTCAGCTTCATTAACAATGTTTCTGAACATTTGCTGAGCCCCTAGGTGagagctaaaaaaattaaaacaaacaaacagtccTTGATGAGCTTAGGGAGAGAACTCACTATTCCACACCATTGGCCTTCAACCTAGCCTCCTTCAGCCCATTCTCACTTTAGGAAAGTGTTATTGATAGTTTTTACAGATGTTCTGGGAATTCTGAGGCTAGGTCCTCAGAAGCCTTGGGCTTCCATCTAGGTCTCTGGGAATCTTGTGTGGGAGACTTGAGCTGCCATGTAAAAAGGCTGACAGCTGTGGGGCTACCATGTTGTGAGGAAGCTGTTGGTTTGCGTactgaccccctcccccactaAAGAGAGAGTAAAGAAAGAGGCAGTCCACTCTAAATTGGCAGATGGCAGATTTCATGAGCAAGAGAACTTACTACACTTGTCTTGGGCTGTGAAAAGATGAGATGATTTCTGCCTCTGCCAGccaaatcttaaaagtttacaCAGAGGCCTTAATTGGGTTCAGTCAGGTATACTGTGCAGACAGTCTTACCATCACCTTATTTTCTCAAGGTTGCATCCTTGGAACAGCTCCCATTGTAGGAACAGTGGGCAGAATATACATTTCAAGGAATGGGGAGTGAGGAACCTGGATTGCCTGAGTGCGGCTCAAAGCTCAACCAGTGGTCACAACCCCACTGATCAGATCATCTCCTTCAACAGAAGCCCCAAGCTTGGTGGAGAATGATGCATAGAAAAGACAGATGCCTGGATAAGTCCCCAGCTGGTTCAGTCCCAAACTGAGACCCCAGACATTGGGGAGCATGTAATCCCTGCCCAAACTGCAGATTTGGATGAAAATagatgattgtttttgttttaaagctcttaaggttttttttttttttttttttttttttaatttttagggctgtgcttgtggcatatggaggttcccaggctagaggtccaatcagagctacagctgtcagcctacaccacagccccagcaacgccagatccttaacccactgagtgaggccagggatctaacccacaacctcatggttcctagtcagatttggattcatttctgctgcaccatgacgggaactccaaaagctctTAAGTTTTGAGGTGATTATTTTGTGCAGCAAtaaagggaagaaggagaaagaattaagcaaataaataacatGAAGTAGATGGGGGAAAAGTGGATTAAGGGATAGAGAAGatgggatggagagaaggggTTGGAGTTGAGGGCTTATAGTTTTtgacaaagcaaagaaaaacagtttttgaCAGTCAAAAAGCAGTTTTtgacaagagaagaaaaacaggaaggaGTATGCAGCTCCTCTGCTTCTCTTTGCTGCATActccttcctgcttttctttgcttgCTCATCATGAACACATGTAACCCCCCAAAAGCCACCAAAATTGGCAGGCTCCACCTGAGTTTACTTATTCTGTTACAAGTCCTAGGACTACAGCCAGCTCTTTAGAATCTCTGACTCCTAATTTTAAGTTTATGGGAGTAAATAAGTAAGTAATGGCTTGACTTGTGTGGAACAGAATGAACATGGATGCCAGGGCACATCCTTGAGGAGAGCCACGattcccagaaaaggaaaaatggattcCCAACAGGTGTCTCCTTCACATCACTGTGACTCAGGAAGAGTATTTTACTTTGCTAAAGAGTTAGGTGGAACAATAGTTAAAAACCAGGGAAATACATTATCCTACAAGATTTCAAAGCACAGAAATGTCCCGTGTAGAGGGAGAGTCTGAAAAGGCATCACAGCAATAGTATAGTGTGATTTACTATAACAAGGCATCTCATGGCTGAAAGGTATTCTAAAGGATTATTCTATTTAGTTACTGACCCATGCTTTGCTTGCAGACAGATCTTGAAGGACAGGTAGGGCTTGGATGTTAGAATTAATAATAGGAGTAGTTGCTCCTGTGAATAGCATAAGCAAGGACCTAACAGTGGAAGGCCTAACACATTTTCTCTAACAGCAAATTGAACTGGATATGTATGGGAAATCAGTTTGGTATGATGCGTTGAAGCATATGGTGGATGAGGACCAAGAATACTGCAGATTGAGGTGATGGAATCAGCAGGTAAAGGTGAAATATTAGCACTTTTTTGGGAAGGAAATTGTTCAGAGTAAAGCTATGCTGGTAGACAATAGCATTGTTAGGAgagggaacaaaaacaaaacaaggctgTCAATTAAGAGTCTATTCAATAGTCAAGGTGAGGGGTGAGGAGGTGGAATGTAGATGAGAGAAAAGTTGCTAAGAGATCTGCAGTCTTGGGACCTGGGGCTCATggagggacagagaaaggaaTCAATCAGTTCCAAGACTTCCGGTCTATGGCACTTGTGAGGATGGAGGAAGCAGCCAagggcagaaatttttttttttaaatatacgacttttttttttttttttgctttttagggtgatatttgccgcatatggaagttcccaggctaggggtctaattggagttacagctgccggcctacaccacacccacagcaaagcaggatctgagcagtctctgagacctataccatcgctcatcatagctcatggcaacccccatccccaacccactgagcgaggccagggattgaacccacatcctcagagatactactcaaattcgtttcctctgccccacaacaggaacttccaaaggcaGAAACTGGGTCATAGGTAGCTATTGGTGAGGTATAAGAATGGGATGGAAGATGCTGAGCTGAGTTGGGCTGCACTGACTGAATTGTCAGCGCTGCAACAGGCGGATATATGGAGCAAAGCAATTGGAAAACCGGCAGTGCATGGGGGAGAAGGCAAAGATTAAATAAGACCGGGTAGTCATCTGATTTGAATCAAGAAGAGGGGAGAGCTGTTGGTAAGGAGGCAGGCCTGGAGTATAGGCCCCTACagaaaaaggggaggaaaaggtcttttttggttttttgtcttttagggcctcacccgcggcatatggaggttcccaggctaggggtctaattagagttacagctgccagcctaggccacagtcacagcaacgcggaatccgagccccatctgcgacctacaccacagctcactgcaaagcactaagcgaggccagggatcgaacctacaaccccatagttcctagtcacactcctttccgctgcgccacaatgggaacttctttcttttcttctttcggGACGGAAAAGAGGCCAAGTAAAGGCAATTAGGTGACGACCTCGCAACTTTTCGGTAGGTACTCGGTAGGGCAAAGGTCAGACTGAGAAGTGAGCAGTGTGAAGGAAAGGCAGTCAGTCTCACGTGAAAAGAAGGCATAAAGACTTCAGGAGAGAAGGTTGGGGACATCGGGTGCTACTGTCTGGAGACCTACTGGCCCCGATCTCAGGCTACAATTCCTCAGCACACAGATGTCGGCGTTTTCTCGTCATAACGTGACACACTGCAAGTACAGGGCTAATCTCAGAGACTGCCACTTCTGAGGGTGCCGACTGTAACTTCgtaataataatgaataagtaATAAGGAAGCGGGTTCCCAGGAAGCAGAAGCTGCAGGGCGCAGCAGCAGGACACTAGgaccctcccctttccccaccccttGCTGGGATGGTCTGCGCAAGCGCGCAGGAAGTGCTGGCGGAAGTGGTGTAGGAGCGCTTTAGGGAAGGGACCGGCGGAGTAAACAGATAGCCTGTCGACGCCTGAGGACGGTGTTGGTGGGTGCAGGCCACCATGAACCGCCTCCAAGGTGACTACGACGCCTACGCAGTTGAAGAACCTAGCGACGAGGAACCGGCTTTGAGCAGGTgggcccctgccccgccccggcCCTCGAGGCTTCGACCTAGGCCTCCCCCTCAGTGCGCTTGCCGGGCAGGTGCGGACGCTCGGCCCAGCGGTTCGGATGCCCGTCGCTCCCCGCTGTCACCAGTGGGACGCCGAGGGGGTTCTGGTGTGTTCGCGCAGCCACCGGGGAGGCGGGGCCGACACACGTGCGGGGAAGGGGCGTATTCTGGAATTATGCGTAAGATTCAAAAGCTGTGAGATGGAATCTTGCTTCTGCATCTTACTAGCACTGTGACCGAAGGAAAGCACTTATCTTCgatttctcatccataaaaaggaagtATAGTAAGTATATCAGAGATATGTTAAGCTCACGGGACTTACTGTGAAGTGACCATCATGAAGAATAAACTGCTGTAAACAGAAATAAGggaatatttaactttttttttttgagcatctaATATATGCTTGGTTTGGGCGACATAGGTCAATCATAAGATATTTTGTCTTCTATAGGCCTATGGTAAAGTAGGGGAAATAAGATACTTATTTTGGAAGATGTATGCCTGGGAAATAAATGTGTTTCTCCAAGAGTACTGTAGGAAAAGATGACCTCGGATAGTCACAGATTAAGTACCGTGTGAATTTCCAGGAGGGAGGGGTTAATCTTGTCTGGGGGAAATTTGCAGTTATGTTGACGAGAGATTTCCAGGCACttttagccatttttttaaactgtcagaAGATCTTGTtcataaactttattattttttcctttttagggccaaacctgtggcatatggaggttcccagactggggtccagtcggagctacagctgctggcctacgctacagcaacgcagaatctgagcctgtcttcgacctacaccacagctcacggcaacgccagatcattaacccactgagcaaggccagggattgaatctgaaacctcatggttcctagtcgggtttgtttccgccatgccacaactggaactctcattcattaACTTTAAAACATTCTGTGGGACTAAGCTTTCCGTGAAACTGCCTTTTCTTTAGTTGCAATGTTTCCTTATGTTACCCTGTGGAGGGGTTAGAGGTATGGGAGGTTGGGCTGCTGTGAAGATTTCTGTTGTGGGGAGTGAGGATGGAGTccaagaatcaggagttcccgtcatggctcagtggaaacgaatccaactaggaaccatggggttgagggttcgatccttggcctccctctgtgggttgtGGATctagtgctgccgtgagctgtggtgtaggttgaagacctggctgggatctggtgttgctgtggctctggtgtaggctggcggctacagctctgattagactctaccctcagaacctccatatggtgtgagtgtggccctaaagagacaaaaagacaaaaaaaaagcatttctttcaGTTAATTTCACAGCCCAGTCTGTGATAGGAGGCATATGAGGGCATCAATAAGTAATTCAGTTTGATAGCCATATAACAGTGTTTCCTGAACTTGAGTTATTCTGCCCTTGCCATCTCCATACTCATccctgttattatttatttttttcttaaagtcagtttactttttttgtgtgttaattttttttttttttttgctttttagggctgcacctgtggcatatggaagttcccaggctaggagttgaatcagagctacagctgccggcctattgccacagccacagcaatgagggatctgtgctgcatctgtgatctgtaccacagctcatggcagtgccagatccctgacccactgaacgatgccagggattgaacctgaatccttgtggatactagttggcttgtttccactgcactacaacaggaactctgctgttaattttttttaaattcacaaattacaacttaaaaaagttttatgattgcacctgttgcatatgaaagttcccgggccagggattgaatgcaagatgcagctgtggcaacgctgtcagattctttaacccactgtgacaggctggggatcgaacccatcccTCTGCAACCAcccaagtcagattcttaatccactgcaccacagtgggaactctcagttTACATTTTgtagttaaatttctttttagggccacacctgcagcaaatggatgttcccaggctaggggtcaaatcagagctgtagctggggtctctgccatagccacagcaacaccagtctgagccacatcttcaacctatgccacagcttgtggcaatgccagattcttaacccattgagccagggcagggattgaacccatatcctcatggatacccatcTGTTtagtaacccgctgagccacaacaggaactcctgtagttaaATTTCTTTAAGGATGCTTTATATTCCCCTGACAGTTGCCGCTCGTAAGGTAATTGctaactgtaaaaataaatactgtggaAACAAAACCGTGTTATTAGGCACTATTGCCCTACTCAGGGCTCTGAAATGAATGCTTGTTTTAAGAAGCGAGATTGTGTTAGAGGTGTTTAAGAGGTGTCTATCAGGATTTGATTTTACCCTGCTTATAAGTGAATCTTTTATAGCCTGTTACTGTTTCACAGAAACCAGCAGAACATATGAGACTTCTGAGTTGGAGAGAACTCAGCGCAACAAGAAGCATGAGCATCATGTTTGTGTTAGTCACTCTTACTTCCCAACTCTTGTACCTGGAGAGGCCCAGATGGGTGCTACACATTCATTGGGTTGGTATCATGGTTTAGGACCATTTGAGCTTGGAGAATCTACCTCTTTTACAGCAGGTGGTGAATAagccactagatgccagtagctcCTCTTGCCTCCCAGTTAAGACAATCAAATACATCTTTGactgcactgggaactatatctggtcacttgtgatggagcatgataatgtgagaaaaaagaatgtatacatgtatgtgtgaccgggtcacctcactctgcagtagaaaattggcaggacactataaaccagctataatggaaaaagtaaaaatcattattaaaaaaaagaaaaaaatctctaactGGACTtccccactgtggcgcaataggttaagattctggcattgctatagctgctgtgtaggttgcagctgcagcttggattgattctctggcctgggaatttccatgtgttgagggtacagccgaaaaagaaaaaaaaaaaaaatctctaagccAAATGTTCCTGGGGTTAGAGGAGGTAGGGAAGCAGCCAAAATTGCTCCCAGTTGAAGACCACTGGGGTAGTTCCAGGGTAATCTTGAGAGCTAAGGCTGAAAAGACGTGTCGAAATCAGACTGCGGaaggctctttctcttttttgctttttggggctgcacctgtggcatatggaagttcccaggctaggagtcaaattggaactgggGCCTACaacacatgggatccgagccacatctgccatctacattacagctcatacaacagtggatccttaaccccctgagtgagtccagggattgaacccacatcctcctggatactagttgggtttgttaaccactgagccatgatgggaaccccatggatgattttcttttggaTTTGGGTAGTGATGTGATGGGAGTTCTTTAGGAATAACATTCTGGCAGCAGGGTTAAGGGTGGAATGAAACAAGAGTTTGGAGGCTTGGGGATCTTTAGGCCATGATGGTGCAGGCAGAGTTAAGCAGACCTGAGTGAATATAGTGGTAGTGGAGAAAGGGAGCATGCTGGTCAGGATGAGCAGTGTCAGATGGGGAATTATCTTGAGAGTAGAATCTGAACAAGGCTTCTGTCATTAGCAAACTTGATTGGTGTGTATTGTGTTCTTCTTATTTACCTTCTTCTGGAAGCTCACAAGCATTGCAGAAGATAAAAATAGAGAGACAAAACCCAAGAATACTCTGTATTTCAGACTATGAATAATTGAACGTTGTGTATAAACTGTTGACTGTATTAGAAATGTCTTGACCATTTCATTCATCTTGATAACATTTCATTCCTGCTGGTATCCGGTTTAATTCTGTCATACTGCTCTTGGTGGGGAAACCTAGGTATGAAACAGCAAGGAAATTGGCAGAAATTGCTCAGGagaatttgaaatattatttatttatttatttgctttttagggccacacccatggcatagggaggtacCCAGGCCAGAGGTAGTCAGAGCCTAGCCACAGCAtcctcagatctgagccacatctgcaacctacaccacagtgcatggcagggccagatccttaacccaccaagtgaggccagggattgaacccgcaacctcatggttcctagtcggttttgtttctctgcttcgccatgatgggaactcctggaatataaTTTAGCTTTCTCTCTTTATGGTTCTCTGTAGCACTGTGCCTTTTATACTGTAATATTTACTTACTATCTGTTAACATTTTGTATGGATATGTTAGCTATCTGTTACATTgattaagttttatttaagtatccAGAGTTTCAAAAAAACTCCCAGTTCTGTGAGATAAATTTTTCATTGCTGATGGTATTATGAATTGGTGCAATACTCTTGGAAAGTAGTGTGATAATTCCAGAAGTTGGAAAGATGTTTGCATCTAATTCTAGACATTTAGCCTAAGAAATTCTACAGAAACAAGATATTTACAGAGATGTTCGTTGTAGTATTTAATGGCAAAGAGAAATAGCTGTACAACATTTACAAGAGGAAATGTAcagacttaaaaatatatttggaaatatgtATAAATGATCTATTAAGTGGGGAGATCTGTGTGTAAGGACAGATGAATCAAATGCAATAAAGTTGTTGGGGCGTGAGGTGATGGacattttaagttattataaCTCTTTAATATtcatgttcttggagttcccgtcatggctcagtggttaatgaatccaactaggaaccatgaggttgcgggttcgatccctgcccttgctcagtgggttaacgatccggcgttgctgtgagctgtggtgtaggttgcagacacggctcggatcccgccttgctgtggctctggcgtaggctggtggctacagctccgatttgacccctagcttgggaacctccatataccatgggagcggccctagaaaagaccaaaaaaaaaaaaaaattcatgttttttataatttaaatgtgtTCTAGTTCTGAAGATGAAGTGGATGTGCTTTTACATGGAACCCCTGACCAAAAGCGGAAACTCATCAGAGAATGTCTTACTGGAGAAAGTGAATCATCTAGTGAAGATGAATTcgaaaaagaaatggaagccgAATTGAATTCCACCATAAAAACAATGGAGGACAAGTTATCCTCTCTGGAAACAGGTAAAATTTTAGTtagattttcatatatttctcttAGCTCCATAATGGCAAGGAACCTTATTTGAACTGTGTTGTGTCCCCAGCACTttgagtaggtgctcagtaaatacttattgagtaaatgaataaatgtgctTGGCAACCTGAGCCTAG encodes the following:
- the EAPP gene encoding E2F-associated phosphoprotein isoform X2, yielding MNRLQGDYDAYAVEEPSDEEPALSSSEDEVDVLLHGTPDQKRKLIRECLTGESESSSEDEFEKEMEAELNSTIKTMEDKLSSLETGSSSGHGKVGTAPTKYYDDIYFDSDSEDEDKAGTMVLEYRGHVNSNSLFQIVMLS